The following are encoded in a window of Mycobacterium decipiens genomic DNA:
- a CDS encoding maleylpyruvate isomerase family mycothiol-dependent enzyme, whose translation MAPSSPGPLTYIRALRRDGNRIVAVAAAELDSPVPSCPGWTIADLVWHVGNVHTFWRLVAAGAIAGPDTYREPARPANQVIVDWFRSGVAETADTLGRIEPATPAWTWGRRKDVGFIQRRVAHETAVHCWDAVSAAGVDEPIERELAVDGVAEFLSDVLPGMSDDLDGQTQTVCLRANDVDAQWTVRAGRGACHAMSNGATVDATVSATASDLVLLLWGRRQTDQVQVDGDIEALKRFLARATF comes from the coding sequence GTGGCACCGTCATCGCCTGGACCCCTCACCTACATTCGCGCACTGCGGCGCGACGGTAATCGAATTGTTGCCGTCGCTGCGGCCGAGCTCGACAGCCCGGTGCCGAGTTGCCCCGGGTGGACCATCGCCGATCTCGTCTGGCATGTCGGCAACGTTCATACCTTCTGGAGGCTGGTCGCTGCTGGAGCTATCGCCGGGCCGGATACCTACCGGGAGCCAGCCCGGCCGGCGAATCAGGTCATTGTGGATTGGTTTCGCAGCGGTGTGGCGGAGACTGCGGACACGCTCGGGCGAATCGAACCTGCCACCCCGGCGTGGACATGGGGGCGTCGCAAGGACGTTGGCTTCATCCAACGACGGGTCGCTCACGAAACCGCGGTCCACTGCTGGGATGCCGTCAGTGCGGCCGGGGTCGACGAGCCCATCGAACGAGAGCTGGCTGTCGACGGTGTCGCGGAGTTCCTGAGCGATGTGCTACCGGGAATGTCCGACGATCTCGACGGTCAGACCCAGACCGTTTGCTTGCGCGCCAACGATGTTGACGCGCAATGGACGGTCCGCGCCGGACGCGGGGCGTGCCACGCGATGTCCAACGGCGCCACGGTCGACGCCACGGTGAGCGCCACGGCGTCGGATCTTGTTCTGCTGCTATGGGGTCGTCGCCAGACGGATCAGGTGCAGGTGGACGGCGACATCGAGGCACTCAAGCGATTTCTGGCGCGGGCAACCTTCTAG
- the tpx gene encoding thiol peroxidase, with product MAQITLRGNAINTVGELPTVGAPAPGFTLTGGDLGAVTSEQFRGKPVLLNIFPSVDTPVCATSVRTFDQRAAASGATVLCVSKDLPFAQKRFCGAEDTANVTTASAFRDSFGEDYGVTIADGPMAGLLARAIVVIGPDGNVAYTELVPEIAQEPNYDAALAALGA from the coding sequence ATGGCACAGATAACTCTGCGAGGAAACGCGATCAATACGGTCGGCGAGCTACCCACTGTCGGGGCTCCGGCTCCAGGCTTCACATTGACCGGCGGCGATCTCGGGGCGGTCACCAGCGAGCAGTTCCGCGGTAAGCCCGTGTTGTTGAACATCTTTCCCTCGGTCGACACACCGGTGTGTGCGACGAGCGTGCGGACCTTCGACCAGCGCGCCGCGGCCAGCGGTGCCACCGTGCTGTGCGTGTCAAAGGATTTGCCATTCGCCCAGAAGCGATTCTGCGGCGCGGAGGACACCGCGAACGTCACGACCGCGTCGGCGTTCCGGGACAGCTTTGGGGAGGACTACGGCGTCACCATCGCCGATGGCCCCATGGCCGGGCTGCTTGCCCGGGCCATCGTGGTGATCGGCCCCGACGGCAATGTGGCATACACCGAACTGGTGCCGGAAATCGCGCAAGAGCCCAATTACGACGCCGCGCTCGCCGCACTGGGCGCATAA
- a CDS encoding bifunctional adenosylcobinamide kinase/adenosylcobinamide-phosphate guanylyltransferase, which translates to MRILVTGGVRSGKSTHAEALLSDAADVVYVAPGRPADGSDPEWDSRVARHRARRPPTWLTVETDDVSTALSKIRCRVLVDCLGTWLTALMDREALWDVATADVYVAVEARLDRLCGALTGLPDAIVVTNEVGLGVVPAHRSGVLFRDLLGTINQRVAAVCDEVHLVIAGRVLKL; encoded by the coding sequence GTGCGGATACTGGTCACCGGCGGCGTCCGCTCGGGAAAATCCACGCACGCCGAGGCGCTGCTGAGCGATGCCGCTGACGTCGTCTACGTTGCCCCCGGCCGCCCCGCCGATGGCAGCGATCCCGAGTGGGATTCCCGGGTCGCGCGGCACCGCGCTCGCCGCCCACCGACCTGGCTGACGGTGGAAACCGACGACGTGTCAACGGCGTTGTCCAAGATTCGGTGTCGCGTCCTCGTGGACTGCCTGGGCACTTGGCTGACGGCCCTCATGGACCGCGAGGCATTGTGGGACGTTGCCACCGCTGACGTATACGTTGCGGTCGAAGCACGACTCGACCGGCTGTGTGGCGCGCTGACCGGACTGCCCGATGCGATTGTGGTGACAAACGAGGTCGGCCTCGGGGTGGTGCCTGCCCATCGTTCGGGCGTGCTATTTCGGGATCTGCTGGGCACGATCAACCAACGCGTGGCAGCCGTCTGCGACGAGGTACATCTGGTCATCGCGGGACGCGTGCTCAAACTGTGA
- a CDS encoding fatty acyl-AMP ligase has protein sequence MNRGSRQESKVRSGLLQIEDCLDVDGGIALPPGTTLISLIDRNIRYVGDLVAYRYLDHTRSADGCALEVTWAQFGVRLQAIGARVQQFAGAGDRVAILAPQGIDYVCGFYAAIKAGTIAVPLFAPELPGHAERLDTALRDSEPAVVLTTAAAKTAVESFLDSLPRLRKPQVIVLDEIPDSAGELFAPVELDIDAVSHLQYTSGSTRPPVGVEITHRAVGTNLVQMILSIDLLNRNTHGVSWLPLYHDMGLSMIGFPAVYGGHSTLMSPTAFVRRPQRWIHALAAGSRTGRVVTAAPNFAYEWTAQRGLPAQGDDVDLSNVVLIIGSEPVSIDAVRTFNKAFAPYGLPPTAFKPSYGIAEATLLVATIDHAAEPTVVYLDREQLGAGHATRVTADAPNAVVQVSCGHVARSLWAVIVDPDTGPEAGAELPDGVIGEVWLQGDNVGRGYWGRPRETQQTFGAKLQSQLAEGSHADGSAIGGAWLRTGDLGVYLDGELYITGRIADLVTIDDRNHYPQDIEATAAEASPMVRRGYVAAFAVPATEGDVSSQRLVIIAERAAGTSRADPQPAIEAIRTAVSNRHGLSVADLRFLPAGAIPRTTSGKLARRACRAQYLSGPLGVD, from the coding sequence ATGAATCGCGGCTCCCGGCAGGAATCCAAGGTTCGCAGTGGCCTGTTACAGATCGAGGACTGCTTGGATGTTGACGGCGGTATCGCATTGCCGCCGGGCACCACGCTGATCTCGCTCATCGACCGCAACATCAGGTATGTCGGCGACCTGGTGGCGTATCGCTACCTGGACCACACCCGCTCGGCTGACGGATGCGCCCTGGAAGTGACCTGGGCCCAATTCGGTGTCCGATTGCAGGCCATCGGTGCGCGCGTGCAACAGTTCGCGGGTGCCGGCGACCGCGTTGCGATCCTCGCACCACAGGGCATCGACTACGTTTGCGGGTTCTACGCCGCGATCAAAGCTGGCACGATTGCGGTGCCGTTGTTCGCTCCGGAACTGCCGGGCCACGCCGAACGTCTCGATACGGCACTTCGCGATTCAGAGCCCGCGGTCGTGCTCACGACGGCGGCGGCGAAAACCGCCGTTGAGAGCTTTCTGGACAGCCTCCCGCGCCTACGAAAGCCGCAGGTCATCGTCCTCGACGAGATACCCGATTCGGCGGGGGAGCTGTTCGCCCCGGTCGAGCTGGACATCGACGCCGTATCCCACCTGCAGTACACGTCGGGCTCGACGCGACCCCCGGTCGGTGTGGAAATCACCCACCGCGCGGTCGGTACCAACCTGGTTCAGATGATCTTGTCGATCGACCTGCTGAACCGGAACACCCACGGTGTCAGCTGGTTACCCCTCTACCACGATATGGGCCTGTCCATGATCGGCTTTCCGGCGGTGTATGGCGGGCACTCCACGCTGATGTCGCCAACGGCATTTGTCCGGCGGCCGCAGCGGTGGATTCACGCGTTGGCGGCTGGATCTCGGACCGGGCGTGTAGTCACCGCCGCACCAAACTTCGCCTACGAATGGACCGCGCAGCGCGGGCTACCCGCGCAGGGCGACGATGTCGATCTAAGCAATGTCGTGCTGATCATCGGCTCGGAACCAGTCAGCATCGATGCGGTGCGGACGTTCAACAAGGCATTCGCGCCCTACGGTTTACCACCTACGGCGTTCAAGCCTTCGTACGGCATAGCAGAGGCGACGCTGCTTGTCGCGACCATCGACCACGCCGCTGAGCCGACGGTTGTCTATCTTGACCGGGAGCAGTTGGGCGCCGGACACGCAACACGCGTCACGGCGGATGCCCCCAACGCCGTCGTGCAGGTGTCGTGCGGGCATGTGGCCCGCAGCCTGTGGGCCGTAATCGTCGACCCGGATACCGGTCCCGAAGCAGGCGCCGAACTGCCCGACGGTGTGATCGGCGAAGTCTGGTTGCAGGGCGACAACGTCGGTCGCGGGTATTGGGGACGGCCGCGCGAAACCCAGCAGACATTCGGGGCCAAGCTGCAATCGCAGCTCGCCGAAGGCAGCCACGCCGACGGATCGGCGATCGGCGGCGCCTGGCTGCGGACCGGGGATCTAGGCGTATACCTCGACGGTGAGCTCTACATCACCGGCCGAATCGCGGATCTGGTGACCATCGATGACCGCAACCACTATCCGCAGGACATCGAGGCCACCGCCGCGGAGGCCTCGCCGATGGTGCGGCGGGGATACGTCGCGGCCTTCGCCGTTCCGGCCACCGAAGGGGACGTCAGCAGCCAACGATTGGTGATCATCGCCGAACGTGCGGCAGGCACCAGTCGCGCCGACCCACAGCCGGCAATCGAGGCGATTCGCACCGCGGTGTCGAACCGTCACGGGTTATCCGTTGCTGACCTGCGCTTCCTGCCGGCCGGCGCCATTCCGCGCACCACCAGCGGCAAGCTGGCTCGCCGGGCCTGCCGTGCCCAATACCTCAGCGGTCCATTGGGCGTGGACTAG
- a CDS encoding MPT63 family protein, giving the protein MKFTTMIKTAAAVVAVATTAMITAPLALPAYPVIGKLGSELTMTDTVGQVVLGWKVSDLKSSTDIIPGYPVAGQVWEATATVNAIRGPVTPAISQFNARTTDGVNYRVLWQASGPNTISGATIPQGEQSTGKIYFDVTGPSPTLVAMNNGMEDLLIWGP; this is encoded by the coding sequence ATGAAGTTCACCACGATGATAAAGACGGCGGCCGCGGTCGTGGCCGTGGCAACGACCGCTATGATCACGGCACCGCTGGCGTTGCCTGCCTATCCCGTCATTGGCAAACTTGGCAGCGAGTTGACGATGACCGACACGGTTGGCCAAGTGGTCCTGGGCTGGAAAGTCAGTGATCTCAAATCCAGCACCGACATCATCCCGGGCTATCCGGTGGCCGGCCAGGTTTGGGAGGCCACCGCCACTGTCAATGCGATCCGTGGCCCCGTCACCCCCGCCATCTCGCAGTTCAATGCCCGCACCACCGATGGCGTTAACTACCGGGTTCTGTGGCAAGCCTCAGGTCCCAACACCATCAGCGGAGCCACCATCCCCCAAGGCGAACAATCCACCGGAAAAATTTACTTCGACGTCACCGGCCCATCGCCGACCCTGGTTGCGATGAACAACGGCATGGAGGATCTGCTGATTTGGGGGCCGTAG
- a CDS encoding GlxA family transcriptional regulator, which produces MARKVVLVGFPGVQPLDVVGPYEVFTGASLLTSGGYDVVVASIGGQPVTTATGLGFVSMPLPDPNDPLDTVVLPGGAGVDAARADVDLMAWIKAVSGNARRMVTVCTGAFLAAEAGLLDGHRATTHWAFAERLARQFPAVDVDPDPIFVRSNETVWTAAGVTAGIDLALSLVEDDHGTEVAQTVARWLVLYLRRPGGQTQFAAPVWLPRAKRAPIRRVQEAIEAEPGGPHSIDDLARRAAMSPRHFTRVFTDEVGEAPGHYVERIRTEAARRQLEETDDTVVAIAARCGFGTAETMRRNFVRRVGISPDQYRKAFA; this is translated from the coding sequence ATGGCTCGAAAGGTGGTGCTTGTCGGCTTCCCCGGCGTGCAACCGCTTGACGTGGTGGGGCCCTACGAAGTGTTTACCGGCGCATCATTGCTGACCAGCGGCGGCTACGACGTCGTGGTGGCCTCAATCGGCGGCCAACCCGTCACCACCGCAACCGGCCTGGGATTCGTGTCGATGCCGCTGCCGGACCCGAATGACCCGCTCGACACCGTCGTGCTGCCCGGCGGCGCCGGCGTCGACGCCGCGCGAGCCGACGTCGACCTGATGGCCTGGATCAAAGCGGTGTCCGGCAATGCGCGCCGCATGGTCACCGTCTGTACGGGCGCATTTCTCGCGGCTGAAGCGGGACTGCTGGATGGCCATCGCGCCACCACGCATTGGGCCTTTGCCGAACGGTTGGCCCGCCAGTTCCCAGCCGTCGACGTGGATCCCGACCCGATCTTCGTCCGTAGCAATGAGACGGTGTGGACGGCCGCGGGTGTCACCGCCGGGATCGACCTGGCGTTGTCGCTGGTCGAGGACGACCACGGCACCGAGGTCGCGCAAACGGTCGCCCGCTGGCTCGTGCTCTATTTGCGCCGACCCGGCGGGCAGACCCAGTTCGCGGCGCCGGTGTGGCTGCCGCGGGCCAAACGGGCCCCTATCCGCAGGGTGCAGGAGGCCATCGAGGCCGAGCCGGGCGGCCCGCACAGCATCGACGACCTGGCTCGCCGGGCGGCGATGAGCCCACGCCATTTCACTCGCGTGTTTACCGACGAGGTCGGCGAGGCGCCCGGCCACTACGTCGAACGCATCCGCACCGAAGCCGCGCGCCGTCAATTGGAGGAGACCGACGACACCGTCGTGGCCATCGCCGCCCGCTGCGGTTTCGGTACTGCCGAAACCATGCGGCGCAACTTCGTTCGCCGGGTCGGCATCTCGCCCGACCAATACCGGAAGGCGTTCGCCTAG
- a CDS encoding isocitrate lyase/PEP mutase family protein — MPKLSDLLSGDELLIAPGAHDALGARIFEQAGFRAVYMTGNGLSASLLAAPDVGLLTMTEMVQRGRAFAAAVEVPVIADADTGYGGPHNVARTVREYQACGVAAIHLEDQIFPKRCGAMPGIELVSAEEHAARIGAAIEARTDAEFLLIGRTDARLTSGFDEALRRAKCYADAGADLILVEMLQTPKEIEDVARAVDVPVMFNVVEGKTPDLTPAEFAELGVKVLVYPLASTLIYAATMQTFARHLADGKTPATLQPPGLELTKYQRLLQGSRHG; from the coding sequence GTGCCGAAGCTGAGTGATCTCCTATCGGGCGACGAGTTGCTGATCGCGCCGGGCGCCCATGATGCGTTGGGGGCGAGGATATTTGAGCAGGCTGGGTTCCGCGCCGTCTACATGACTGGCAATGGGTTGTCGGCGTCGCTGCTGGCCGCACCGGACGTGGGGCTGTTGACGATGACCGAGATGGTGCAGCGCGGCAGGGCCTTCGCCGCTGCGGTTGAGGTGCCGGTCATCGCCGATGCCGATACCGGCTATGGCGGCCCACACAACGTCGCGCGCACGGTTAGGGAGTACCAAGCCTGCGGAGTGGCGGCGATCCATCTCGAGGATCAGATTTTCCCGAAGCGCTGCGGCGCGATGCCAGGAATCGAGCTGGTCTCGGCCGAGGAACATGCCGCACGGATTGGTGCCGCGATCGAGGCGCGCACCGATGCGGAGTTTCTGCTGATCGGCCGCACCGATGCCCGGTTGACCAGCGGCTTCGACGAGGCTTTGCGCCGCGCCAAGTGCTATGCGGATGCCGGCGCTGATCTGATCCTGGTCGAGATGCTGCAAACACCGAAAGAGATCGAGGACGTCGCCAGGGCGGTGGACGTGCCGGTGATGTTCAACGTTGTCGAGGGCAAGACCCCGGACCTCACGCCGGCGGAGTTTGCTGAACTCGGCGTCAAAGTATTGGTGTACCCGCTGGCATCCACCCTGATTTATGCCGCAACGATGCAGACCTTCGCCCGGCACCTAGCCGACGGGAAGACACCGGCAACATTGCAGCCGCCCGGCTTGGAGCTCACCAAATACCAACGGCTGCTGCAAGGTAGCCGACACGGCTAA
- a CDS encoding YqjF family protein produces the protein MPPIPGPSGAEPGERPALSGYPVTPPRLPRPTTFDQRWSDLTFIHWPVLPETVERMYPPGTRPDVFADGMTYAGLVPFRMSSTKLGAALPIPYFGTFPETNVRLYSIDNAGRHGVLFRSLETARLAVVPLTRMGLGIPYCWAKMAMMRSDEGITYHSVRRWPRRGLRSLLTITIGDVVDPTPLEVWLTARWGAHARKAGRTWWVPNEHEPWPLRAAEIVELNDELIDAGGVQPSGDRLRALFSPGVRTRFGRPCVVR, from the coding sequence ATGCCCCCCATACCCGGCCCGTCGGGCGCCGAACCCGGCGAGCGCCCTGCCCTATCGGGGTACCCGGTCACGCCGCCAAGACTGCCCCGTCCGACCACCTTCGACCAGCGCTGGAGTGACCTGACCTTTATCCATTGGCCGGTGCTGCCGGAGACCGTTGAAAGGATGTACCCGCCCGGGACCCGCCCCGATGTCTTTGCCGATGGGATGACCTACGCCGGGCTGGTTCCGTTTCGCATGAGCAGCACCAAACTCGGCGCCGCACTGCCGATCCCGTACTTCGGCACCTTCCCGGAGACCAATGTCCGGTTGTATTCGATTGATAATGCCGGCCGGCACGGGGTACTTTTCCGGTCGCTGGAAACGGCTCGACTAGCCGTCGTGCCGCTCACCCGGATGGGGCTCGGCATCCCCTACTGCTGGGCGAAGATGGCTATGATGCGCTCTGACGAGGGCATTACATATCACAGTGTGCGGCGCTGGCCACGGCGCGGACTGCGCAGCCTGTTGACGATCACCATTGGTGACGTGGTTGACCCGACTCCGCTGGAAGTGTGGCTTACCGCCCGGTGGGGCGCGCATGCGCGCAAGGCCGGCCGGACCTGGTGGGTGCCGAACGAGCATGAACCATGGCCGTTACGGGCCGCGGAGATCGTCGAGCTAAACGACGAGCTTATCGACGCGGGTGGCGTGCAACCCAGTGGCGATCGGTTGCGCGCGCTGTTTTCGCCTGGCGTGCGCACCCGATTCGGCCGTCCCTGTGTCGTGCGGTGA
- a CDS encoding SDR family oxidoreductase: MSVLDLFDLHGKRALVTGGSSGIGKSVALAYAQAGAQVAIAARHSEVLEQVAEEISAAGGETAVPINCDVTQPGQVTRMLDQVTAELGGIDIAVCNAGIITVTPMLDMPPEEFQRIQSTNVTGVFLTAQAAAKAMVRQGQGGVIINTASMSGHIINVPQQVSHYCASKAAVIHLTKAMAVELAPHKIRVNSVSPGYILTELVEPYTDYHSLWEPKIPLGRLGRPEELAGLYLYLASEAASYMTGSDLVIDGGYTCP, from the coding sequence ATGAGCGTGTTGGACCTGTTTGACTTGCACGGCAAGAGGGCCCTGGTGACCGGTGGATCCAGCGGCATCGGCAAGAGCGTGGCGCTAGCATACGCTCAAGCCGGAGCTCAAGTGGCTATCGCGGCAAGGCATTCCGAAGTTCTGGAACAGGTCGCCGAAGAGATCTCCGCGGCCGGTGGCGAGACGGCCGTGCCCATCAATTGCGACGTGACCCAACCGGGGCAGGTGACCAGAATGCTGGACCAGGTGACCGCGGAGTTGGGTGGGATCGACATCGCGGTCTGCAACGCCGGAATCATCACGGTCACCCCAATGCTGGACATGCCGCCGGAGGAGTTTCAGCGCATCCAAAGCACCAATGTGACGGGCGTTTTCCTTACTGCCCAGGCGGCGGCCAAGGCAATGGTTCGGCAAGGCCAAGGTGGGGTCATCATCAACACCGCTTCGATGTCGGGCCACATCATCAACGTCCCACAACAGGTAAGTCACTACTGTGCCTCCAAGGCCGCGGTCATTCACCTCACCAAAGCCATGGCCGTGGAGTTGGCGCCGCACAAGATTCGGGTCAACAGCGTCAGTCCGGGCTATATCCTCACCGAACTCGTCGAGCCCTACACGGATTACCACTCGCTGTGGGAGCCCAAGATTCCGCTCGGACGGCTGGGCCGGCCCGAAGAACTCGCTGGCCTCTACCTCTATCTAGCCAGCGAGGCGGCCAGCTACATGACCGGTTCCGACCTGGTGATCGACGGTGGATACACCTGCCCCTAA
- a CDS encoding DJ-1/PfpI family protein: MTQVAFVTYPGVTALDMIGPYEVLRNLPGAELRFVWHETGPITADSGVLVIGATHSLAETPSPDVILVPGGPSTPVHARDEKLLDWLRQAHRTASWTTSVCSGSVILAAAGLLRDRRATSHWLAIPLLKAFGAEPVVDERIVAQDDIVTSAGVSAGLDLALWLAGQIGGKGRAKAIQLAIEYDPQPPFDSGHMSKASATTKAAATALLSKDSAKPANLAAAAMLAWEQALQAVRSRRRRRQPVG, from the coding sequence ATGACCCAAGTTGCGTTCGTGACCTACCCGGGCGTTACCGCGCTGGACATGATCGGCCCGTATGAGGTGTTGCGAAACCTGCCGGGCGCCGAGCTGCGGTTCGTCTGGCACGAAACCGGACCGATCACCGCCGACTCAGGCGTACTCGTGATCGGCGCCACGCACTCGCTGGCCGAAACACCTTCGCCCGACGTGATTCTCGTGCCGGGTGGCCCGTCGACTCCGGTGCACGCGCGCGACGAGAAGCTGCTGGACTGGCTGCGTCAGGCCCACCGGACGGCCAGCTGGACGACGTCGGTGTGTTCGGGATCGGTGATCCTGGCTGCCGCCGGCCTACTGAGGGACCGCCGCGCTACCTCGCATTGGCTGGCCATCCCGTTGCTCAAGGCATTCGGCGCTGAGCCCGTCGTCGACGAGCGGATCGTCGCGCAGGATGACATCGTCACTAGTGCCGGCGTATCGGCGGGACTCGACCTGGCGCTTTGGCTCGCCGGCCAGATCGGCGGGAAAGGCCGCGCCAAGGCCATCCAGCTGGCGATCGAATACGACCCGCAACCACCGTTCGACTCCGGGCACATGTCGAAGGCTTCGGCAACCACGAAAGCCGCCGCGACCGCGCTGCTGTCCAAGGACAGCGCCAAGCCGGCCAACCTGGCTGCCGCGGCAATGCTGGCGTGGGAGCAGGCGCTTCAGGCGGTCCGGTCCCGGCGCCGGAGGCGGCAGCCCGTCGGTTAG
- a CDS encoding acyl-CoA dehydrogenase family protein, with the protein MDFRYSSEQDAFRASLRGFLRDHAPPGQVRAVAAGGGHDSRLWQRLCAELELPALHAPPEYGGAGATLVETAIAFCELGRALTPVPYAATTFAIEAILRMGDDEQRKSLLSGLLAGEQIGALAASGSDHADPSAATVRADRHGGATVLTGECSPVLHGHIADLFVVPARADDTVVLHVVAADAAGVTVVRLPSFDITRPVAKLQLAQAPAAALTSGSPDDIGRALDVARMLLAAEMLGGAEACLELAVEHARRRRQFDRPIGSFQAIKHTCADMMIEIDATRAAAMFAAMSAANPQELQIAAPLAKAQAADTFVLCAGSAIQIHGGVAFTWEHNLHLYFRRAKTTAALFGSSARNRALLADRAGL; encoded by the coding sequence ATGGATTTCCGGTACAGCTCCGAACAGGACGCCTTTCGCGCATCGTTGCGCGGCTTCCTTCGTGACCACGCCCCGCCGGGGCAGGTGCGTGCGGTGGCTGCCGGCGGCGGCCATGACAGCAGGCTCTGGCAGCGGCTGTGTGCCGAATTGGAGCTGCCGGCATTGCATGCGCCACCGGAGTACGGCGGCGCGGGCGCCACGCTCGTCGAAACCGCGATCGCGTTCTGCGAACTCGGCCGGGCGCTCACCCCAGTCCCGTACGCGGCCACAACGTTTGCGATCGAAGCGATCCTGCGTATGGGCGACGACGAGCAGCGCAAGAGCTTGCTGTCCGGCCTGCTCGCCGGCGAACAGATCGGAGCGCTGGCGGCAAGCGGTTCCGATCACGCCGACCCGTCCGCGGCAACCGTGCGAGCGGACCGCCATGGCGGTGCCACCGTGCTCACCGGCGAGTGCTCGCCCGTGTTGCACGGTCACATTGCTGACCTGTTCGTGGTGCCGGCCCGTGCCGACGACACCGTGGTCCTGCACGTGGTGGCCGCTGACGCTGCAGGGGTTACCGTGGTCCGCCTGCCCTCGTTCGACATCACCCGCCCAGTCGCCAAGCTACAACTGGCGCAGGCTCCGGCAGCAGCCTTGACCTCAGGCTCCCCCGATGACATCGGGCGCGCGCTGGACGTGGCGCGGATGCTGCTGGCCGCCGAGATGCTCGGCGGCGCCGAGGCGTGCCTTGAGTTGGCGGTTGAGCATGCCCGGCGTCGGCGGCAATTCGATCGCCCGATCGGCTCGTTCCAGGCCATCAAACACACCTGTGCCGACATGATGATCGAGATCGATGCGACGCGCGCGGCGGCGATGTTCGCCGCGATGAGCGCCGCCAACCCGCAGGAGCTGCAAATCGCCGCGCCGTTGGCCAAGGCGCAGGCCGCAGACACCTTCGTGCTGTGCGCCGGCTCCGCCATCCAGATCCACGGAGGTGTCGCCTTTACTTGGGAGCACAACCTGCACTTGTACTTCCGCCGAGCCAAGACCACCGCGGCGCTCTTCGGTAGTAGTGCCCGCAATCGGGCACTGCTGGCCGACCGCGCTGGCCTGTAG
- a CDS encoding alpha/beta fold hydrolase, with the protein MRHVHWTPSGVRLRRRVSRAGALNWLFLPGGPGIGSESLHELVDALDVPGSSWLVDLPGDGSNVDAPSAPTDPYSVWPDVLLEAAHAVPNPVFVGHSTGGEYLLSMPALAACLEGLVLISSAPDASWLPIFEEMARNHPLPHVEQAMTRYQSDPTDENLRVVSTASAPWSFGDQSVAKGTELLARLPYNSRAVEWSDANFDHRYQSAWWPTTLPTLIVSGSADRVVTQSLWQAERFHTQNVIWRIVPEAGHFPWIEQPAAVADAFAEFSRRIATQREQRDVGAGGTPPG; encoded by the coding sequence ATGCGGCACGTTCATTGGACACCGTCCGGGGTACGACTGCGCCGACGCGTCAGTCGCGCCGGGGCTCTCAATTGGCTGTTTCTTCCCGGCGGCCCGGGAATCGGTTCGGAGAGCCTGCATGAATTGGTGGATGCGCTGGATGTGCCCGGCAGCTCGTGGCTGGTCGATCTGCCCGGTGATGGTTCGAACGTCGATGCGCCAAGTGCACCCACCGACCCCTACAGTGTCTGGCCCGATGTCCTGCTTGAAGCGGCCCACGCAGTGCCCAATCCCGTATTCGTCGGGCACTCCACGGGTGGCGAATACTTACTTTCCATGCCGGCGTTGGCCGCGTGCCTCGAGGGACTGGTATTGATCAGCAGCGCCCCGGACGCTTCGTGGCTGCCGATATTCGAGGAGATGGCGCGCAATCATCCGTTGCCCCACGTCGAGCAGGCGATGACCCGCTACCAATCCGATCCCACCGACGAGAATCTTCGTGTCGTTTCCACAGCGTCGGCACCGTGGAGCTTCGGGGACCAAAGCGTTGCGAAGGGTACCGAGCTTCTTGCGCGACTGCCCTACAACTCTCGGGCCGTGGAATGGTCGGACGCGAATTTCGACCACCGCTACCAATCAGCTTGGTGGCCAACGACATTACCGACGCTCATCGTGAGCGGCTCGGCTGACCGCGTTGTTACACAGTCGCTGTGGCAGGCCGAGCGCTTCCACACCCAGAACGTGATCTGGCGAATCGTCCCCGAGGCCGGTCACTTCCCCTGGATCGAACAGCCTGCCGCCGTGGCCGATGCTTTTGCGGAATTCTCACGCCGGATCGCAACCCAACGCGAGCAACGCGATGTTGGCGCGGGCGGGACTCCACCCGGATAG